The window GAACACGATGTGAAAAACAAATAACCCCGGAATGGTTCCGGGGTTGTTTGCATCATTTTTACTTAACTGTAGCTGAATGTCCCTGCATGGTTCCCATCTCTTCGGCCCTGCCACCCAGATGTTCGTAGAGAAACTTCTCGGTGATGGCAAAGAAATGCAGACTGTTTTCAGGTCGTGCAAAGCCATGACCTTCATCAGCATAGATGACATACTGAACAGGGAGTCCAGCTTTCTTCATGGCATCATAAATCTGATCGCTTTCGGCTTGCTTGACACGAGGATCATTCTTGCCTTGACCGATCAGCAGTGGAGCTTTGATGCGATCCACCTTGTAGAGCGGGGAACGTTCCCTCAGGAAAGACTCTTCGGTTGCCAGATCGCCAACTCGCTTAGTGAAAATGGCTTTCATGGGTGCCCAGTAAGGCGGGATGGAATTCAGCAGAGTAATGATGTTGCTGGGGCCAACAATATCGACACCACAGGCAAATACGTCTGGTGTAGAGGTCAGTCCCACCAGAGTGGCATAACCTCCATAGGAACCACCCATGATGGCGACCTTCTTCGGATTTGCATAACCCTTGTTTACGACCCAATCAACGCCGTCAATCAGGTCCTGATGCATTTTGCCAGCCCATTCGCGATTGCCGGCATTCAGGAATTGCTTGCCGTAGCCGGTTGAGCCACGGAAATTGACCTGCAGAACTGCATAGCCTCGATTAGCCAGGAATTGCACGAGGCCGCTGTATCCCCAGCTATCTCGTGCCCAGGGGCCGCCATGCACCAGAAGCACCGTTGGCAGGTTTTTGGGTTCCACACCTATAGGTAATGTCAGATATCCACGAATCAACAATCCATCTTTTGCCTTGTATTCAATTGGTTCCATGCGGGCAAGTTTAACTTTCTCCAGTTTGCTGTTGTTGCTGTAGAGATAAGTAGCCTTTTTATTGGCTCGATCATAGAGATAAGCCGTTGCAGGACCATCATCTGCATCGTAAGAGACAATCCAAGTCTGATCATCTACTGTAGTGCTGGTGATATCAAAATCGCCTCGTCGAACCGATGCGAGGTACTTGAAGTCTTCCGCTACGCTCTGGTCAAGAATTGTCCATTCCGTCTTTGCTTTTTCGAATGCGACAGCCAATGGGATTTTTCTTTTACGATCACTGAAAGCATTGCTCACGTCAAACTCAGGATCTTCTGCAATGACTTCTTCTTTGCCGCTAGCGATATCCAGCTTCAGAAGTCGGGCAGTGTTGGCATTGTGATTAGCGATTATCCACAATGCTTTGCCATCTTCAGTGAAGGCGATAGGAGCCCCCTGCTCTTCTGAAGGCCAGGATTTCAGAGGTCTCCAGGCATCCTTCTCCTGGTCTTTAACCATCAATGTCTG of the Planctomycetia bacterium genome contains:
- a CDS encoding S9 family peptidase, with translation MSNDIQAEDKLPPLIPREVLFGNPERAGTQISPDGKHLSYLAPDDKNVLQVWVRSRDKDDARKITNDPKRGIRRYFWAFDNKHVLYLQDTGGDENFHLHKVELETGKSTDITPFDGVRVQNIFLEEKFPTTIVLSMNQRDKRVFDLHKLDLATNQMELIEKNPGNVLGYVLDPNMKPRAGMTMGANDGVQTLMVKDQEKDAWRPLKSWPSEEQGAPIAFTEDGKALWIIANHNANTARLLKLDIASGKEEVIAEDPEFDVSNAFSDRKRKIPLAVAFEKAKTEWTILDQSVAEDFKYLASVRRGDFDITSTTVDDQTWIVSYDADDGPATAYLYDRANKKATYLYSNNSKLEKVKLARMEPIEYKAKDGLLIRGYLTLPIGVEPKNLPTVLLVHGGPWARDSWGYSGLVQFLANRGYAVLQVNFRGSTGYGKQFLNAGNREWAGKMHQDLIDGVDWVVNKGYANPKKVAIMGGSYGGYATLVGLTSTPDVFACGVDIVGPSNIITLLNSIPPYWAPMKAIFTKRVGDLATEESFLRERSPLYKVDRIKAPLLIGQGKNDPRVKQAESDQIYDAMKKAGLPVQYVIYADEGHGFARPENSLHFFAITEKFLYEHLGGRAEEMGTMQGHSATVK